From a region of the Methanomassiliicoccales archaeon genome:
- the scpB gene encoding SMC-Scp complex subunit ScpB has protein sequence MDPVRVVEAVLYSSTKPISVSEIATATQLPPSQVRKALKTLVAEYDERKSAIEIVKIRSRYSMQLRKEYHDYATPFAERELPDSVLRVAAMIAYHQPVLQSDLAKMLGADVYEGVKTLRSMGLVAARKKGQTLELRTTRRFLEYFGIAGSTQEDIRKWMESQVNKSGQE, from the coding sequence GTGGATCCTGTGAGGGTCGTCGAAGCAGTGCTTTACTCCTCCACGAAGCCGATCAGCGTCTCCGAAATTGCCACAGCGACGCAGTTACCGCCCTCCCAGGTTCGAAAAGCGCTGAAGACGCTTGTCGCCGAGTATGATGAACGGAAATCAGCGATTGAAATCGTCAAGATACGCAGCCGTTATTCAATGCAGCTCAGGAAAGAGTATCACGATTATGCGACGCCCTTCGCTGAGCGGGAGTTGCCTGATAGCGTGCTCAGGGTCGCCGCCATGATCGCGTATCATCAGCCGGTACTCCAGAGCGACCTTGCGAAGATGCTTGGGGCAGATGTGTACGAGGGCGTGAAGACGCTCAGGTCTATGGGCCTGGTCGCAGCGAGAAAGAAGGGTCAGACGCTCGAACTGAGAACGACGAGGCGTTTCCTCGAGTATTTCGGCATCGCAGGCTCGACGCAAGAGGATATCAGGAAATGGATGGAGAGCCAGGTAAATAAGTCCGGACAGGAATAA
- a CDS encoding segregation/condensation protein A yields MTLCENAASILDHLLFHKAIIDDGDRAMRIDHYLELLHQAESQASLITTNPLDRAVQLVFELVISNNLDPWDIDLVQFTKLYTEKMQDEEINFIVAGKLMFMAWMILRLQSEKVLEMHRRAEAYDLFCSDWDFDHLDMLTNSTDSMPLECDILDHVELTEAIRRGSSRPVSLVELLDAFDEARKEAEANLRRAAIREEMKKAGIKFDEKSHSEDVEKDVEIVWQRIQRCGPGVISIEDLWEESKEDRVMVFVSLLFLAKMGKISLTQDDLPYGQIFVEARVPWDIGAIEDAVTPETTFSNGEAVM; encoded by the coding sequence AGCGATCATCGATGACGGGGATCGCGCAATGAGGATTGACCATTACCTTGAACTTCTGCATCAAGCCGAGTCTCAGGCCTCCCTCATCACAACGAATCCTCTTGACAGGGCGGTACAGTTGGTCTTCGAGCTCGTGATCTCGAATAATCTCGATCCTTGGGATATTGACCTGGTGCAGTTCACTAAGCTCTACACTGAAAAAATGCAGGACGAGGAAATCAATTTCATTGTCGCTGGTAAGCTCATGTTTATGGCGTGGATGATCCTCCGCCTGCAAAGCGAAAAAGTCCTCGAGATGCACCGCAGAGCAGAGGCTTATGACTTGTTCTGTAGTGATTGGGATTTCGATCATCTTGACATGTTGACGAACTCAACGGATTCGATGCCACTTGAATGCGATATCTTGGATCATGTCGAACTTACAGAAGCTATCAGACGTGGTAGCTCACGGCCGGTCTCACTCGTCGAACTCCTCGACGCCTTCGATGAGGCGCGGAAAGAAGCTGAAGCGAATCTCAGGAGGGCAGCGATCAGGGAGGAGATGAAAAAGGCCGGGATCAAGTTCGATGAAAAATCGCATTCTGAGGACGTCGAAAAGGACGTCGAGATCGTTTGGCAACGGATCCAGCGTTGCGGTCCTGGCGTGATCAGCATCGAGGACCTTTGGGAAGAATCGAAAGAAGACCGAGTCATGGTCTTCGTTTCACTCCTCTTCCTCGCGAAAATGGGTAAAATCTCTCTCACGCAGGACGACCTACCGTACGGCCAGATCTTCGTCGAGGCCAGGGTGCCGTGGGACATCGGCGCGATTGAGGATGCAGTGACACCTGAAACCACATTTTCGAACGGTGAAGCGGTGATGTGA